A window from Populus trichocarpa isolate Nisqually-1 chromosome 3, P.trichocarpa_v4.1, whole genome shotgun sequence encodes these proteins:
- the LOC127905057 gene encoding uncharacterized protein LOC127905057, whose product MSGVSCPSSVSSAMPKDLRPNGYNQHQASKRGTCSCFQMPLHYPRYKKSDYETMPEWRLDCLLKEYGLPAIGDANQKRKFAMGAFLWPSENE is encoded by the coding sequence ATGAGTGGAGTTAGCTGCCCAAGCAGTGTCAGCTCGGCCATGCCTAAAGACTTGAGGCCTAATGGGTATAACCAGCATCAAGCAAGCAAAAGAGGCACCTGCTCTTGCTTCCAGATGCCACTGCATTACCCAAGGTACAAGAAGTCTGACTACGAGACCATGCCTGAGTGGAGATTGGACTGCTTGTTGAAAGAGTACGGGCTGCCTGCTATTGGAGATGCTAACCAGAAGAGGAAGTTTGCCATGGGAGCCTTCCTTTGGCCTTCAGAGAATGAGTGA